The Thermoproteales archaeon nucleotide sequence ACTATATTAATTATAAGGTGAGGGTAATGGCAGAAATTTCAGACTCCATAGTTAGAGAAATTGCGGTAAAAATAGCAGGTGATATTATATTGTCTTCTAATCCGGGCAAAGTCATGAAAAGATGGCGTGAAACTTTCAGAATTTCACAGATTGAAATTGCACAAAAAATGAGAGTATCGTCATCAGTTATAAGCGATTATGAAAGCGGTAGAAGAAAGTCGCCTGGAGCAAAATTTGTTAAAAACTTTGTAAATAGTTTAATAGAGGTTGACATGGAAAGAGGTAGAGAAGTTTTATCGAATTTATTGAGGATAATATTGGGCGGTAGCAAGCTTTACAAGGCAGTTATCGATATGAGAGAGTTTTCGAAACCTATAGCAATAGCAGATTTTTGCGAAAAAATCAACGCGGATCTAATAGTTAGCGTAGGGTCAGAATCGACGCTACTTTACGGATACACCGTTGTCGACAGCATAAAACTAGTAATAGAAGTTCCTTCTTATGAATACGTTAGGCTTTACGGAACTACAACGCAAAGAGCGGCTATTTTCACCAAAGTTACATATGGCAGAAGTCCCATGGTTGCCATTAAAGCGATGCAAGCAGGGATGGGAGGCCTACATCCTGCTCTAGTTGTGATGCACGGTCCAACACGCGTAGATAGGCTTGCCAAGGTGATAGCTACAAAAGAAGGAATACCTTTAGCACTTTCTAGAGCTGGAAGTGTAGAAGAGTTGTTGGAGTATCTAAAGAAAATAACTTAATTTTAGTCGACGCTGATACGGTAGACTTTGTATTTTTTAGGTAGTCTGATCTCCAGTATACATCCACGAAGCTTTGCTTTGGCCTTTTTCGCGTCTACCGGCGTTGGTAATATTATCTCCTTCCTGTACATTTCAAAGCTTGTTCTTCCATATGTTATTAAATCGTCGAATGGAACTTTTCTTTCCATTTTAGCCTCAACAACGATTTTATTTTCAGTAGCCGTAACCTTGACATCTTCTTTTCTCTTTACGTATGGCAGATCAACACGCACAATGACTTCATTTGGTGTTTCCTCAATGTGGTATAAAGGTTCCAAACATTTACTTTCGAAGTCGAATAACGGTTTAAATATCTCCTTTTCAAATTCCCTGAAAGCTTTTTCGATCTCTTCATGAATTTTTCTTATTCTATCAAATATCCATTCTTCGCTCATGTAACCACCTCTACGTTATGCATACATTAGAGGAACCGCAAACTCGTACTCTTTGCCAGAGGTTTTGAGAGAGCTCATTGTTCTTTGCATAAGTTCACGCAATTTTAATCTAATCTCCTCTTCCTGTTTTAATAAAGGTTCTACATCAATATTTATGTTTAGTATTTTACCCAAAACTTCTAAAGCTGCTGCTGCAGCTCCAGGATCTGGATAATTAACATAGGATTCTGCCAGTAAAACCATTGCCGGAACTTTTCTTTTGATGCATTCCTTTAATATAGTCGCGTAGATTCCCGCTATAAAACCGTTTTTAAAAATTTCAAATCCCTTCTTCTTTAAAAATTCGCGATCTATATCATTGGTTACTGCGACGTAAACTTTAGGCTTGCTAAGCTCGATCCTATTGGGGACAGGGACTCCCCCTATCATTATTATTTTTTCAGATTCTATATCCTTCGCTAATGACACGATTTTTTCAGCTAAAGGTGCGAGCTGGTCGGAAGGTATGGGAACCTCTGACATTAAAACGGTTTTATTATCATCAGCGTGAAATCTTACAGGTAGCACGGGTTTAGTTTCATGGAAAACGAGTATAGGTGGAAATTTTGGGGAATCTATAAATGCAACTTCTTTCATATTGAACGTCTTTACCAGATATGATGACGAGATAGCACCAACTAGTCCAATATCTGGTAACCCAATAATTAACGGTTTCTTTTTGGGAATATCATTTTTCTTAAATATTTCAATGGTCACGTTGCCACCTTAAATTTTCGAATATTTTCTCAAAGCCTCAACTACTGGTAATGTTCCCTTAATCAAATATTCCATTAAAGCTCCACCAGCTGTGCTAACATAGCTAAATCTTTCCAAGTATCCAAGTTTTCTAGCAGCTGCTATGGTATGTCCTCCACCTATGAGAGAGAATGCTTGTGATGAAACCATTGCCTCGAAAATTGCCTCTGTACCCTTACTGAAATTGTCTTCTTCAAAGATTCCTAGCGGCCCGTTCATAACAACGGTCTTGGCGTTCTGTATTTTAGAAGCATATGCTTTAATGGTATTAGTTCCTACGTCTTTTATGAGATAGTTTGTTGGTAGTTTTTCCACGCTAATTTCTTCACGAGCATTATTAACATCTATAGCCAAATCGTCAGGGAGTAGTATCTTATCTCCATATTCGTCTAATAATTTCAAAATTTTATCTTTTAACTCTAGAAAACCTTTTTTTTCTAATACATTAACGTTTTTTTCGCCTAAATCAACTCCTTTAGAATACAAGAATAGATTAGCAACTAATCCGCCAGTTAAAACGTAATCAGCTATGCCTTGACTTAATACTGCATATGATAAGTCCGCAGAATCCTCGGCTTTTGCGCCTCCAAGTATATACACGCAGGGATGTTCGGGATTGTTCCTAACTTTGTAAAGAACTCGCAGTTCTTGCTCCATGACTCTACCCGCTATAACTTCCTTTGCAATAGGCATTAAACCTACCATCGAAGCGTGAGATCGATGCGCAGCGGCAAATGCGTCGACACAAAAAACATCTACAAACGGTGCCAACTCCTGCACAAGCTTGCTTTTCGCATGTTCTTCCGGAGGTAATTTTTTAGTTTCATCTTTCCACATTCTAACATTTTCGAGAAGTAAAACCTCGCCCTTTTTCAGTTCATTGATAGCTTTCTTAGCTTTTTCTCCAAAAATATCGTCAACAAACTTTACTGGAATGTTCAAAATATTGCTTAGTTTTTCCGCATGTTGCTTTAAACTTATAAAATCAGGTTCTCCAGGTCTGCCTTGATGAGCCAATAGAACGACTTTTGCCCCTCTATCTATAAGCTCTTGTATAGTTTTAGAATGAGTTCTAATTCTCGTATCGTCTATTAGACGCTTAGTATTGGGATCTACTGGACTATTAAAGTCTACACGTGTGAAGACGTTTTTATCTTCTACTTCTACATCATCTAAAGTTTTGATGCCTAATTCTTCAATCATCCGGTCCACCATTAACTAGACAGTTATAACCAAATATATACGTTATCATTTAACATCGCTAAAGTAATAAGGAAGCATTGTTTAAAAAATAAAATTGGTGATTTATTCTGAAGCCTGGGATTCTTTTACATGGAGGAGCTGGCTTTTACGATATAGATTCAAATAGGGAGCAGGAAATAAGGAAGGCTATAAGAGAAGCAGCTGAGAAGGGTTTTGAAGAACTTCAGAAAAATGCCAGAAAGGCTGTTGTCGAGAGCGTTAAGATAATGGAGGATAGTGGAATTTTTAACGCAGGCGTTGGCTCTGCTCTGACATTGAGTGGACGCGTGGAGATGGACGCAGCTGTCATGGATGGACGTGATCTATCCATAGGAGCTGTCGCGAATTTAAGAAATATTAAAAATCCCATTCTGGTGGCTGAAAAAGTATTGGAGGTTACAGATCATATATTGTTGGCTGGCGAAGGAGCTTACAAATTTGCTAAAATGATAGGATTTGAAGATGCGGGTGATTTGTTAATAACAGCGGAGAAGAATAGGAAGCGTGAAGAGATGATAGAGAAGTGGCTTAGAGGAGATATTTACACCACGTTTACCAAATTAAGAAAACTATTTGAGGAAAAGAGTAGCGAAATTTTGGGGACGGTTGGAGCTGTTGCATGTGATTTTGAAGGTAATCTTGCAGCTGCGGTGTCTACAGGAGGAATACGTATAAAACTAGAAGGTAGAGTGGGAGACTCGCCACTACCAGGAGCGGGTTTTTACGCTAATAGCGAAGCTGCTGCCGTAGCAACTGGAATAGGCGAATACATAGCTAGAATTCTTTTATCCAAATACGCTTGTGATCAAGTGTCTTTAGGTAAATCAGCTCGAGAAGCTGCGAAAGGAGCTATTAACTACATTACAAGAATATTTGGTAGCGATATTGCAGGTATAATAGTAATCGACAAGGAGGGAAGAATTGGAGCGGACTTTAATACTAGGGGAATGGCGAGAGCCTATATGAGAGAGGGCTTAGAAAATCCTAAAATCGCTATTTACAAAAACGAAAAATTCTTCTAATCAGGCACTATCCACGTTCCAGACCTACCTTTGATAGAATCTTCTAATTTTTCTAAATGAGCAATAATTGCCGGATTCTTTGTTTTCTCCACATATTCAATGCAAGCCAATATTTTAGGACCCATACTGCCTGGCGGAAAATGTCCCTCATTATAGAATTTTCTAGCCTCGCTAACCCTTAACCGTTTCAAAAATGTTTGTTTATCGCTTCCATAGTATAAAGCTGCACCCTCCACATCTGTTAAAATTATTAATCTATCAGCATTCAATTCTATTGCCAGAAGAGCGCTTGCCAGATCCTTATCTATTACTGCTTCCACTCCAAACAATCTGTTATTTCGTTTGATTACAGGTATTCCCCCTCCACCAGTACAAACTACTATGACTCCGTTATTGACTAGGTTTTTTATCGAAGATATTTCTATGATTCTTTTCGGCGTGGGAGATGGTACGACTCTCCTCCAGCCTTTATTAGTTTGAAACTTCATTATCCATCCCCTTTCAACTTGTAATTTCTTAGCTTCGTTTTCTCTATAAAATGGACCTATTGGTTTGCTAGGCTTTTGGAACGCGGCATCGCTTTCATCAACTAAAACCTGGGTAAGCAGCGTTGCCACCTCTTTCTCTATTCCAATCTTCTCAAGATGAGATTTTAGCTCTTGCTGAATAAAATAGCCAATCATGCCTTGGCTCATCGCTCCACAAACATCGAGGGGCATTGGAGGAACTGTATTGGCTGCTATCTCTTGCTGGAGGTATATATTTCCAACCTGCGGTCCATTACCATGCGTAATGACAATTTTATGGTCTTTAACTAGCTTCGATATTTGCCGTATAGCTCTGCGTAGATTTTTTCTTTGTTCATCAGCAAAGCCTTTTTCGCCTTTGCCAATAAGAGCGTTACCTCCAAGAGCAATCACAAGTAGCATTTTTTCAACCGCGTAGATTAAATATTATTTAGTTATATTAATGCTTGGGTAAACTAATGAAACTAATATTCATAGGTAGAGAGGAGATAGATGGGAAACGTGTTGTAATTTTGGAGTACTCAGGATTTGACGATGAACAGATAGAATCTATACTTAAAAAATCAGGTTTACGCTATGATAAAAAAGGAAGGCTTATCATTGTAAGCGGGAAATCTAAAAACAAGATTAAAAATATTCTAGTAAAGTCAGGAATCAACCCTGAGGATATCATCGTCGAAGGCGAGTTTCTTTCTTTTAAGCACCTTTTCAAAAGGATTAGTATAGGTAGAAGCGCCAGGTTGATATGTCCCAGGTGCGGTTCCAGGAATGTAAGAAAGATAAGTTTTCTTTCGGGATGGTTGACGCCTTTACAGCTTATATGCGAGGATTGCGGATATATTGGTGCAGCATTTTTAGAGGTGGAGGAGAATGTTAATAATAGAACCTAAAAAGCTTGTAAAGACGATATCGAGAAGAGAATTGGCGAAAAAAATAGATCATACGCTTTTAAAACCGAATGTTACGTTGAGCCAGCTAGAAAAAACATGTATCGAGTCTAGAAACTATGGTTTTGCAGCTTGCGTTATTCCAGCATTTTTTGTTGAAAGGGCTGTTAAACTTCTGAAGGAGTCTGATGTTAAAGTAGCTACTGTTATCGGTTTTCCACATGGAAATTTAACTACAAAAGCTAAACTTGCTGATACCAGGGAAGTTCTGGAGAAAGGAGCTAGAGAAATTGATATGGTATTAAACATTTCAGCGCTCAAAAGCGGGTTATACGATTTTGTAAAGTGGGAAATTAGAGAAATAGTGGATTTAGCAAAAGATTATGATGCGGTTATTAAAGTAATAATAGAAACTGCATATTTAACCGATGATGAAAAAGTAAAAGCAGCTGTAATTGTTAAAGAAGCTGGTGCGCACTACGTAAAAACGAGCACAGGTTTTGCAGGAGTAGGAGCAACAGTTCACGACGTATTGCTGTTGAAAAGGGCTGTTGGAGAATTTCCTAAAATAAAAGCTGCGGGAGGAATTAGGCATTTAGAAGATGCATTGATAATGATATTTGTGGGCGCCGAGAGAATAGGTACCAGCAGCGGAGTACGTATAATGGAAGAATACGATAAACTAGTGAATAGTCTAAAATAGTTTCGACAAACAACTAATTTTTTATACCCCCTCTGTTCTCTCTACTCTTCGATCTCTATGAAGCCGTTAAAGAAAGTGGGCATTGCGGGATATGGAGCATACATACCTATGTATAGAATTAAAGACGAGGAAATTGCTAGAGTTTGGGGAAGGGATGTTAGGCGTACACCTATTCAGGAAAAATCTGTTCCTGGAATTGATGAGGATTCATTGACTTTTTCCGTAGAAGCGGCTCAAAACGCCATTTTAAGAGCCAAAGTAAGTCCTCAAGAAATAGAAGCAGTCTATGTCGGGTCTGAAAGTCCTCCTTATGCTGTAAAACCAACAGCCACAGTCGTCGCCGAGGCACTCGGAATAACACCGAGGTTGATAGCTATTGATATGGAATTTGCATGTAGAGCTGGCACCACGGCAATGCAAAGCGTTATGGGCTTAGTAGCCAGCGAAATGATAAAATACGGGCTTGCTATAGGAACAGATACGGCCCAAGGAAGACCTCAAGACGAACTCGAATATACGGCCGCTTCTGGCGCTGCAGCTTTTATATTAGGGCCTCACAATTCTGAAAATGTAGCACTTATCGAGGGATCGTATTCGTACGTTACAGATACTCCGGATTTTTGGCGTAGAGAGGGAGAATTTTATCCCATGCATTCTTTCCGATTTACCGGTGAGCCAGCGTACTTTCATCATATATACCATGCGGCAATCGGGTTAATGGAATCATTAGGGCTTAAAAACAGCGACTTCGATTACGTTGTTTTCCATCAGCCAAATGTGAAGTTTCCATTAAAAATAGCTAAACTTTTAGGATTTTCAGCAGATAAAATCAAAGATGGTTTATTAACTGGAATAATAGGGAATACTTACGCGGCTGCCTCCATGATCGGTCTTGCCGCCGTATTAGATAAAGCAAAACCTGGAGAGCGGATATTAATGGTATCCTTTGGTAGCGGCGCTGGATCGGATGCTTTCAGTATAATCGTCCAAGATGCTATCGAAGAAAAGAGAAATTTAGCTCCTTTAGTAGAGGATTACATTAAAAGAAAAAAATACGTAGATTATGCAACTTATGTGCGGCTGAGACGAAAATTGAGGAGGTGATTAGAGTGAATAAGGTATATCTCATAGGTGGAGGAGCGACAAAGATAGGAGAGCATTGGGAAAAATCGCTGAGGGATCTCTTTGTGGAAGCGGCATTGAAAGCTGTAGATTCTGCTGAGATATCACTAAAAGATATTGAAGCCGTCTACGTCGGTAACATGTCCTCTGGTGAACTGCAAGGACAAGAACATTTAGGATCTTTAATGGCGACTTGGCTTGGAATACCTGGAGTAGCTGCGGCTAAGGTAGAAGCAGCCTGTGCAAGCGGCGGAGTAGCTTTCCACCAAGCGTATCTAGCCGTAGCTTCCGGATTATACGACTGCGTTCTTGTGGGAGGAGTAGAAAAAATGACAGATGCTATAATATACGATGTTACTGCCGCGCTTATTATGGCTGATGACTATGAGTATGTAGCTTTTACGGGAGCGAGTTTTGTAGGTTTGAATGCTATCGTCTACAGGTACTACATGGAGAAATTTGGCGTAAAACAAGAAGATATTGCATTATTTGCTGTTCATGATCATAAGTATGCAGTAAATAATTCCTACGCACAATACCAGTTCGCGGTTTCGCTGGAAAGAGTTCTAGAATCGCCGAACGTGGCGGATCCGATAAAACTTTTTGAATGTGCGCCTGTTGGAGATGGATCTGCAGCATTGGTTCTTTGCTCAGAGGATTTCGCGAAAAAGCTTGGTAAAGATTTCTTAGTGCAAGTTGCGGCATCAACTGTTGCAACGGATACGATAAGCCTTACAAATAGGAGAGATTTAGCAACCCTGGAAGCGACCGTGAAGGCAGCTAATAGAGCTTATAGAATAGCTAAGATAAGTGTTGAAGATATCGACGTGATAGAGGTTCATGACGCGTTTACTATTTTAGGCGTCCTACATCTGGAGGATCTAGGCTTCGCTGAAAAGGGTCAAGGTTGGAAGCTTTTAAAAGAGGGAGAGCTGGAGAAAAATGCTAAAATACCTACGAACATGTCTGGAGGTTTAAAAGCTAGAGGGCACCCAGTAGGTTCGACTGGCGTATATCAAATATTCGATATTTACCTACAATTAATAGGCGAGGCGCCAAACCAAGTTGATAGTGCCGAAATAGGCTTAGCTCAAAGCGTTGGAGGCGTGGGTGGAACGGTAGCTATTAATATTTTAAGGAGGGTGAAATAATGAGCATTCCGGCATCGAGTGTCCCGAGATCTTGGAGAGAAAGAATAGTAAAGTATAGGCTTATAGGATCAAAATGTAGCGAATGTGGAAAAACGAGTTACCCACCGAGGAATATTTGTCCATATTGCGGGTCTAGAAGGCAAGAAAAGTTTGATTTGCCACGAAGGGGGAAGGTGTTATCGTATACCGTGATACGAACACCACCGCGAGACTTCCTAGAATATAGTCCATTTATCGTAGCATTAATAGAATTAGAAGATGGTACAAGGGTGTTAAGTCAATTGACAGACGTTGAGCCTGATGAGGTTAGTACTGGCATGGCGGTCGAAGCTGTTTTTAGGCGTTATAAAGAACAAGGGAAGGAAGGGATTATTGAATATGGAATAAAGTTCCGTCCATTAATCAAATAATTTATTAGCCTATTTTAGATTCTTCAAGAACTGTTACCAAACCTATTACAGCTGATGTTAAAGCATTGTCCGTGGATATAGTTATGCCTGGTGCAAGATCTATTACTAGCTCAGCTGCTCTGAAAAGCCCTGTCGGCAAGCCTTCATGAGCTCCAATTAAAATTATAATCTCTTTATGTTTGCTGAATAAATCAATTATTGAATCTTTAACCATCGCTAGTGGTTTTCCACGAGTAGAAGTTACGATTATAGGTTTATCACATTTTAATCTTACGAATTGATATAGGTCGTATACATAGACGGGCACTTTATGGGGTTTGACACTGTAGGCTTTTTTCTGGATTTCATATCTCGACTTTATACCCTCGTATACGCCGTCTAGAAAGGTTTTGAGGATAAAGCCTTCCAATGGCCTGAAAGGGGTCACGTAAAGGGATTTAATTTCAAAGGTTTGTGCGGCTCTACCTATTCTTATTCCCATTCTCCTTACAGCTTCTATATCGCCAACATAAGGAACCTGACCTATAACTATTCGTTTAAGAATTTGTCGAAGATTCGGCTTCCCTGGATAAGATTTTTTTCTCTCCTCAGATCCGGATGTTATTGAAATAAATGCCTCGTCGTGGAAAATTTCAATCCATACAATTTTGTCAGGATAGGATAGATTGACCAGCGCCCCAGTAACAGATTGAACAGCTGAACCGGCAGCTATATTCACGTCTACACTGGAGAATTCATGTTTACCCCTCCTCGTAGTTCTAACGGCGAAAGTGTCATTTTTGCTTATTAAACGTAAAGCCACCTTCGCTGCAGCTTCTGATATTTCATCGATGCTAGCTTTGCAAGATGCGTAAACTGGCAATACCTTCTCTGCTTCATACACTTTTTGCTTTATAACATTTACTATGTCAGGTTCAGGGTCTATGTTTTTTACGAAGACTATACCGACGCTGCCGCGTGGTTTGGACTCGACTATGGCTGTGGGGAACATCTCTTGTATTCTGGAGGCTGCGATGTTTTCGAGATTTTTTAAGGTTTTTATCAGTAACATCTTATCACCTATATATTCTAGCTATAAAAAATCCTGTTGTTTTATTAATATGTGGAAATAGTCTTTTCACTTTGCGTGCAATTCTATAAGTATTATAACCCGAAGTACCGATAACATTGGAAGTGTCTACTTCTATATCATAATTGGCTAATAATTTCTCTATTACAAGCTCACCTTCTTCAGGAAGTAGCGAACACGTAGAATATACAATAGTAGTATTTTTCCTAGAATCTTTTATAGCTTTTTCAAGCATTGAATATTGAACTTTCTGAAACTTTATAGGATCGAAGCCACGCTTATTCAATGCAAGTCTCAATCCTGGATCTGAAGCTATGGCACCAGTATTGCTGCACGGAGCATCAATAATTATCTTCCTAGGATATTTAGATAAGCATATTCTAGTGGAATCGCACAAAATTAAGTCAACATTTAAAACGTTCCATAATTGTAATAAGTTTTTCATATCCGAGAGTCTGCCGTGGCTAAGATCAAGAGCTATTATCCTAGAAGTATTATCCGTTAGTTGCGCTATTATTGAAGTCTTAATGCCCGGAGCGGCAGCCATATCCAGAATATTATCGTATTTTTCTGGAGAAATAGCGCTAACCACTACGGCGCTTCCCTTATCATGTATTATAACGTAACCATTTTTAACAATACTTGAAATAATTAGTTGTTCGCGACCTTTCAAAACTTCATACATATAGTCGTAATCCTTATCTTTTCTTACTACTGCGACTTGACTTAGCTTTTTTAAAATTTTAATAGGATTATCTTTTAATGAATTAATCCTGATCCATGTCATAGAGTGCATTGTCGATCGAAGCAAATTTTCTAAACTAGAACGATCCATAACTTTCAGAAGTCTGACTATAAGCCAGTCGGGAATTGAATATTTAACTCCTAATCTTTGATTACCGGGAATTTCTTCTAAAATATCTTCAAAAGTTAACCTACTGA carries:
- a CDS encoding helix-turn-helix domain-containing protein, which codes for MAEISDSIVREIAVKIAGDIILSSNPGKVMKRWRETFRISQIEIAQKMRVSSSVISDYESGRRKSPGAKFVKNFVNSLIEVDMERGREVLSNLLRIILGGSKLYKAVIDMREFSKPIAIADFCEKINADLIVSVGSESTLLYGYTVVDSIKLVIEVPSYEYVRLYGTTTQRAAIFTKVTYGRSPMVAIKAMQAGMGGLHPALVVMHGPTRVDRLAKVIATKEGIPLALSRAGSVEELLEYLKKIT
- a CDS encoding Hsp20/alpha crystallin family protein, coding for MSEEWIFDRIRKIHEEIEKAFREFEKEIFKPLFDFESKCLEPLYHIEETPNEVIVRVDLPYVKRKEDVKVTATENKIVVEAKMERKVPFDDLITYGRTSFEMYRKEIILPTPVDAKKAKAKLRGCILEIRLPKKYKVYRISVD
- a CDS encoding proteasome assembly chaperone family protein, with translation MTIEIFKKNDIPKKKPLIIGLPDIGLVGAISSSYLVKTFNMKEVAFIDSPKFPPILVFHETKPVLPVRFHADDNKTVLMSEVPIPSDQLAPLAEKIVSLAKDIESEKIIMIGGVPVPNRIELSKPKVYVAVTNDIDREFLKKKGFEIFKNGFIAGIYATILKECIKRKVPAMVLLAESYVNYPDPGAAAAALEVLGKILNINIDVEPLLKQEEEIRLKLRELMQRTMSSLKTSGKEYEFAVPLMYA
- a CDS encoding phosphoglycerate kinase, with protein sequence MIEELGIKTLDDVEVEDKNVFTRVDFNSPVDPNTKRLIDDTRIRTHSKTIQELIDRGAKVVLLAHQGRPGEPDFISLKQHAEKLSNILNIPVKFVDDIFGEKAKKAINELKKGEVLLLENVRMWKDETKKLPPEEHAKSKLVQELAPFVDVFCVDAFAAAHRSHASMVGLMPIAKEVIAGRVMEQELRVLYKVRNNPEHPCVYILGGAKAEDSADLSYAVLSQGIADYVLTGGLVANLFLYSKGVDLGEKNVNVLEKKGFLELKDKILKLLDEYGDKILLPDDLAIDVNNAREEISVEKLPTNYLIKDVGTNTIKAYASKIQNAKTVVMNGPLGIFEEDNFSKGTEAIFEAMVSSQAFSLIGGGHTIAAARKLGYLERFSYVSTAGGALMEYLIKGTLPVVEALRKYSKI
- a CDS encoding isoaspartyl peptidase/L-asparaginase codes for the protein MLKPGILLHGGAGFYDIDSNREQEIRKAIREAAEKGFEELQKNARKAVVESVKIMEDSGIFNAGVGSALTLSGRVEMDAAVMDGRDLSIGAVANLRNIKNPILVAEKVLEVTDHILLAGEGAYKFAKMIGFEDAGDLLITAEKNRKREEMIEKWLRGDIYTTFTKLRKLFEEKSSEILGTVGAVACDFEGNLAAAVSTGGIRIKLEGRVGDSPLPGAGFYANSEAAAVATGIGEYIARILLSKYACDQVSLGKSAREAAKGAINYITRIFGSDIAGIIVIDKEGRIGADFNTRGMARAYMREGLENPKIAIYKNEKFF
- the arcC gene encoding carbamate kinase, whose product is MLLVIALGGNALIGKGEKGFADEQRKNLRRAIRQISKLVKDHKIVITHGNGPQVGNIYLQQEIAANTVPPMPLDVCGAMSQGMIGYFIQQELKSHLEKIGIEKEVATLLTQVLVDESDAAFQKPSKPIGPFYRENEAKKLQVERGWIMKFQTNKGWRRVVPSPTPKRIIEISSIKNLVNNGVIVVCTGGGGIPVIKRNNRLFGVEAVIDKDLASALLAIELNADRLIILTDVEGAALYYGSDKQTFLKRLRVSEARKFYNEGHFPPGSMGPKILACIEYVEKTKNPAIIAHLEKLEDSIKGRSGTWIVPD
- the deoC gene encoding deoxyribose-phosphate aldolase, whose product is MLIIEPKKLVKTISRRELAKKIDHTLLKPNVTLSQLEKTCIESRNYGFAACVIPAFFVERAVKLLKESDVKVATVIGFPHGNLTTKAKLADTREVLEKGAREIDMVLNISALKSGLYDFVKWEIREIVDLAKDYDAVIKVIIETAYLTDDEKVKAAVIVKEAGAHYVKTSTGFAGVGATVHDVLLLKRAVGEFPKIKAAGGIRHLEDALIMIFVGAERIGTSSGVRIMEEYDKLVNSLK
- a CDS encoding hydroxymethylglutaryl-CoA synthase, with protein sequence MKPLKKVGIAGYGAYIPMYRIKDEEIARVWGRDVRRTPIQEKSVPGIDEDSLTFSVEAAQNAILRAKVSPQEIEAVYVGSESPPYAVKPTATVVAEALGITPRLIAIDMEFACRAGTTAMQSVMGLVASEMIKYGLAIGTDTAQGRPQDELEYTAASGAAAFILGPHNSENVALIEGSYSYVTDTPDFWRREGEFYPMHSFRFTGEPAYFHHIYHAAIGLMESLGLKNSDFDYVVFHQPNVKFPLKIAKLLGFSADKIKDGLLTGIIGNTYAAASMIGLAAVLDKAKPGERILMVSFGSGAGSDAFSIIVQDAIEEKRNLAPLVEDYIKRKKYVDYATYVRLRRKLRR
- a CDS encoding thiolase domain-containing protein, producing the protein MNKVYLIGGGATKIGEHWEKSLRDLFVEAALKAVDSAEISLKDIEAVYVGNMSSGELQGQEHLGSLMATWLGIPGVAAAKVEAACASGGVAFHQAYLAVASGLYDCVLVGGVEKMTDAIIYDVTAALIMADDYEYVAFTGASFVGLNAIVYRYYMEKFGVKQEDIALFAVHDHKYAVNNSYAQYQFAVSLERVLESPNVADPIKLFECAPVGDGSAALVLCSEDFAKKLGKDFLVQVAASTVATDTISLTNRRDLATLEATVKAANRAYRIAKISVEDIDVIEVHDAFTILGVLHLEDLGFAEKGQGWKLLKEGELEKNAKIPTNMSGGLKARGHPVGSTGVYQIFDIYLQLIGEAPNQVDSAEIGLAQSVGGVGGTVAINILRRVK
- a CDS encoding Zn-ribbon domain-containing OB-fold protein codes for the protein MSIPASSVPRSWRERIVKYRLIGSKCSECGKTSYPPRNICPYCGSRRQEKFDLPRRGKVLSYTVIRTPPRDFLEYSPFIVALIELEDGTRVLSQLTDVEPDEVSTGMAVEAVFRRYKEQGKEGIIEYGIKFRPLIK
- a CDS encoding SPOUT family RNA methylase; the encoded protein is MLLIKTLKNLENIAASRIQEMFPTAIVESKPRGSVGIVFVKNIDPEPDIVNVIKQKVYEAEKVLPVYASCKASIDEISEAAAKVALRLISKNDTFAVRTTRRGKHEFSSVDVNIAAGSAVQSVTGALVNLSYPDKIVWIEIFHDEAFISITSGSEERKKSYPGKPNLRQILKRIVIGQVPYVGDIEAVRRMGIRIGRAAQTFEIKSLYVTPFRPLEGFILKTFLDGVYEGIKSRYEIQKKAYSVKPHKVPVYVYDLYQFVRLKCDKPIIVTSTRGKPLAMVKDSIIDLFSKHKEIIILIGAHEGLPTGLFRAAELVIDLAPGITISTDNALTSAVIGLVTVLEESKIG
- a CDS encoding RsmB/NOP family class I SAM-dependent RNA methyltransferase; translated protein: MSRAAFRAATLILEKIERHGISLDRAFSETISKVDFKENIIRTYNFAFNSLFYYRAADYLLSSEKIHAPLRRVCAFRVGFTLLIDKKLGFTFEDLKRISGGLLTSKMFRILKKVSRLTFEDILEEIPGNQRLGVKYSIPDWLIVRLLKVMDRSSLENLLRSTMHSMTWIRINSLKDNPIKILKKLSQVAVVRKDKDYDYMYEVLKGREQLIISSIVKNGYVIIHDKGSAVVVSAISPEKYDNILDMAAAPGIKTSIIAQLTDNTSRIIALDLSHGRLSDMKNLLQLWNVLNVDLILCDSTRICLSKYPRKIIIDAPCSNTGAIASDPGLRLALNKRGFDPIKFQKVQYSMLEKAIKDSRKNTTIVYSTCSLLPEEGELVIEKLLANYDIEVDTSNVIGTSGYNTYRIARKVKRLFPHINKTTGFFIARIYR